From one Lotus japonicus ecotype B-129 chromosome 3, LjGifu_v1.2 genomic stretch:
- the LOC130743292 gene encoding uncharacterized protein LOC130743292, whose product MLSLAKRLQTLKPFLVRGPHHLRNARTDTGHSRRRPKSPLLALKKPEEKSEWWAVDGEMHEIGDNVPLRERFVIPRENIPNKRRKQLREQFMRRTRLVLKESEHDPWCKRYMELYNELRENWERLYWDEGFSKKLAQDHANYESAEEDDEDFSPYRNRRSQMEHSKDLNFVRSRQSDTGDQNFGRSRQSDTWEKVNLIRDKFEYDRDRRLREKAFAPMHGGTVPDSHDSDFWNQPLNTDRYFSQTERDLGENK is encoded by the exons ATGCTCTCTCTAGCGAAACGGCTCCAGACCTTGAAACCCTTTCTCGTTCGCGGGCCCCACCATCTCCGTAATGCTCGAACCGACACCGGCCACTCCAGGCGCCGCCCAAAGTCGCCGCTGCTGGCGCTTAAGAAGCCGGAGGAGAAGTCGGAGTGGTGGGCCGTCGACGGCGAAATGCACGAGATTGGCGATAATGTGCCGCTACGTGAGCGTTTCGTCATCCCCCGAGAGAACATCCCCAACAAACGCCGCAAGCAGCTGAGGGAACAGTTCATGCGCAGGACCCGCCTCGTTCTTAAGGAATCG GAACACGATCCGTGGTGCAAAAGGTATATGGAACTTTATAATGAACTTCGAGAAAATTGGGAGAGACTTTACTGGGATGAGGGCTTCTCTAAAAAGCTTGCTCAGGATCATGCAAACTATgagtctgctgaagaagatgatgaagatttcTCCCCATACAG GAATAGAAGGTCCCAGATGGAGCATAGTAAG GACCTGAATTTTGTAAGAAGCAGACAATCTGATACCGGGGACCAGAATTTTGGGAGAAGCAGACAATCTGATACCTGGGAGAAAGTTAACCTTATTCGTGATAAGTTTGAGTATGACAGAGATAGAAGATTGAGAGAGAAAG CATTTGCTCCCATGCATGGAGGAACTGTGCCTGACTCTCATGATTCAGACTTCTGGAACCAACCACTAAATACTGATCGATATTTTAGCCAAACAGAAAGGGATCTAGGGGAGAATAAATGA
- the LOC130743291 gene encoding uncharacterized protein LOC130743291 — MTESFLFHESQLIEVGLNNAQPEEVPPPAFVPPCISIDVSHLFTTDQIFPTRDDLINWVHGIAIENGYVVLITKSDSGGNGSRKAYVMLGCEKHGKYVPYRDPDLVEGTRTQKTECPFRLKGRPMKNGIDRDWRLKVMEGTHNHEPARSLLGHNFVGRLNSEEKEQVEKMSKSWVPPRKMLLTLKENNPLNLTTISQIYGACKRLRKSLRGSLTEMQHLLKKLDGDKYVHFERHEPGSEVIRDVFWAHPNAIKLFNTFPYVVIMDCTYKTNKYKIPLLEIFHPFSTHIYTQFRMLRTMVTVAIEPLLHYWDYHQVRKVGHVLGKR; from the exons atgacagaatcatttttatttcatgaatcccaattgattgaagttggattgaacaatgctcaacctgaagaggtgccaccaccagcatttgtacccccgtgtataagtatagatgtctcgcatttatttacaactgatcag attttccctacccgtgatgatcttatcaattgggttcatggaattgcgattgaaaatggatatgttgtgttgatcacaaagtcagatagcggtgggaatggaagcagaaaagcttatgtcatgttggggtgcgagaagcatggtaagtatgttccctacagagaccctgaccttgttgaaggaacgagaacacaaaagacagaatgtccttttagactaaaaggacgacctatgaaaaatggcatagatagagattggcggctaaaggtgatggaaggtacacacaaccatgaaccagctaggtcactacttggccacaattttgttggtcgtctaaattccgaagagaaggagcaagtggaaaaaatgtcaaagagttgggttccaccgagaaagatgctgttgactttgaaggaaaacaatcctttaaacttgactaccatatctcagatttatggtgcttgcaagaggttaagaaaatccctccgcgggtcattgacagaaatgcaacacttgttgaagaagttggacggtgacaagtacgtccactttgaaagacatgagcctggatcggaagtcattagggatgtattttgggctcatccaaatgctatcaaactgttcaacacatttccatatgtagtgattatggattgcacatacaagacaaacaaatataaaattccattgcttgagattttccatcctttttccacccatatatacacacagttcagaatgttgaggacgatggtaactgtggctatagagccATTGCTGCATTACTGGGACTACCATCAGGTGAGGAAGGTTGGCCATGTGTTAGGGAAGCGTTGA
- the LOC130743290 gene encoding protein MAIN-LIKE 1-like — protein MKNRKRSRASEDAGPTEDRHRRLHASSRRGDHAATSHAVEASAPAPVDSMQSPMVEASAPAPIEPTDRVPTPPSPMVEVPRHESPGEESSGESSSGDESSDEESSGEEGSYDEDSIPPPDVDADVVPEAQGGEEDLIQRLPPFPGGPVDLSLLTHYADHKAPWTWHALLRTDERYVDRRHLRVATAGGKVWNLACDGDSDSHRRVRELIEQTGLHQLPWCSYSETDAGLILALVERWHEETSSFHMPFGEMTITLDDVSALLHLPMGSRFYTPGRGERDECAALCAELMGGSVARYHAEFDKNRSQTIRFGVLQTLYDAALEEHRYEDAARIWLVNQLGATLFASKSGGYHTTVYWIGMLQDLGRVSEYAWGAIALATLYDQLDRASRRGTAQMGGFSSLLLGWAYEYLSDRVIIRRADPEYSQDQPRARRWVMSRVGHAGLDERRVMLDELTVDDIIWTPFEDHRAHRPRDQRAMYSGYIRTPFGRVVRRHLPERVLRQFGYIQDVPRHPSEIQTTGSLAETADAAYADFVPHLRPQGIPVTHSGEAVEEYMRWYGGVSHRFIIPDDRREEFSAVTVVRRVVDLLEQSLEVPDALAVGTHARSLTERALDLIRSSAFIGTQGVAFAAVRGAGAAGGRGRGGRARGGRARGGRARGEGAPAEGARGGRARGPRGRRGGGRGGGTGRGE, from the exons atgaagaacagaaagaggtctcgagCTAGTGAGGATGCGGGGCCTACagaggatagacaccggcgattacatgcttctagccggcgcggcgatcatgctgcGACCTCTCACGCGgttgaggcttcagctccagctccagttgattctatgcagtcgcccatggtagaggcttcagctccagctccaaTTGAGCCTACTGATCGAGTTCctactccgccgtctcccatggtTGAGGTACCTCGCCATGAGTCACcaggcgaggagtcatcaggcgagtcgTCATCCGGCGATGAGTCATCCGACGAGGAGTCATCCGGCGAGGAGGGGTCATatgacgaggatagtattcctcctcctgatgttgatgctgatgtcgtgccagaggcacagggtggcgaggaggacctgatccagaggttgccgccgtttccgggggggcctgttgatctgtcgcttctcacgcattatgctgatcacaaggctccctggacgtggcatgcactcctacgcacagacgagcggtatgtggaccgtcgacacttgagggtggccacagctggggggaaggtttggaaccttgcttgtgatggtgattcagacagtcacaggagggttcgagagttgattgagcagacgggtcttcatcagctaccctggTGCAGCTACTCGGAGACAGATGCAGGCCtcattttggcccttgtggagcgatggcatgaggagactagtagcttccacatgccgtttggggagatgaccatcaccctggacgacgtgtcggctcttctccatctcccaatggggtcgaggttctatacgcctgggaggggggagagggacgagtgtgcagcgctatgtgctgagttgatgggaggatctgttgctcgttatcatgctgagtttgataagaacaggagccagactattcgctttggggtcttgcagacccTGTATGATGCTGCGTTGGagg agcaccgatatgaggacgctgcacggatttggctggtgaaccagctaggcgcgacgctctttgctagcaagagcggtGGATACCACACGACCGTCTACTGGATAGGTATGTTGCAGGATCTCGGTCGAGTGtccgagtacgcgtggggcgcaattgcgctcgctacgttgtacgaccagcttgatcgagcgtccaggagggggacggcccagatgggaggtttcAGCTCACTCTTGCTAGGATGGGcctacgagtacctttctgatcgcgtcattatccggagggcggatccggagtactcgcaggaccagcctagggcgcggcggtgggttatgtcccgggtcgggcatgcaggcctcgatgagaggcgagtcatgctcgatgagctgacggtggatgacattatatggaccccatttgaggaccatcgggctcatcgaccacgggatcagagggccatgtattctggctacatccggacgccatttggccgtgttgttcgacgacatctaccagagagggttctgcgccagtttggctacatccaggatgtccctcgacacccctccgagatccagacgactgggtcccttgctgagaccgcagatgctgcctatgctgattTTGTGCCGCACCtgcgccctcaggggatccctGTTACTCATTcgggagaggctgtggaggagtacatgaggtggtatggcggtgtgtcccatcggttcatcatccctgatgataggagggaggagttcagtgctgtg acgGTTGTGCGTCGGGTcgtggacttgttggagcagtcactggaGGTGCCAGATGCTCTTGCAGTTGGCACGCATGcccgatccctcactgagagggcgctggatcttattagatccagcGCATTCATCGGTACCCAGGGagtagcctttgctgctgtccgaggagctggagctgcaggaggcagaggtcgtggaggtagagcgcgtggaggcagagcccgtggaggcagagcccgtggagagggtgcACCTGCAGAGggcgctcgtggaggcagagctcgtggacctagaggtcgGAGGGGTGGCGGTAGGGGTGGCGGTACGGGTCGGGGCGAGtga